CTTCAGTCTATGCCAGTCAGAGTAGTATTCTACCAACGTTGTCATGGCTGCAACTTTGGCTGTGCTAACGAGACTGACTAGTGTTGCTCTTCTTAATTCACTATCCTCGTCCATGGTGTTGTGTATGTCTGGTCTTGTCGGCCACTCACGCTCATCTTTATAAAGGAAATGTGGACCGTGAATCCAGTTGTCATTCTTGATGAGTGAGGTAAACCTCATTCCTCTTGAAGCTACATCTGCTGGATTGAATGAACTATTCACATATCTCCACTGAGATGGTAAAGTAGCTTCCCTGATGAATGCAACTCGATTGGCCACAAAGGTCTTGAAGCGTGAAGCATCATTCTCTATGTATCTAAGTACAGTCATACTGTCCGTCCAAAACACAGACTCTTCAACTGTGGTCTCCATTTCTCGTCTTAACAGTTTATCCACCTTCACTGCTATGACTGCAGCAGTCAGTTCCATTCTAGGTACTGTTACTTTCTTCAGAGGTGCCACTCTGGATTTAGACATAAGCAGTGTGCAGCACTTCTTTCCATCCTTACTGGTAAGCAGAATGTAAGAAGCTGTACCATAACCACTCTCACTTGCATCCGAGAAATTGTGTATCTGAGCCTTGAGAGTAGGACCAAAGTCCTTCGGCTTGATACATCTGTCCACCCGGAAGTCAGACAACACCTGCAGCTCTGAAAGCCACTGCAGCCACCTTCGTGAATGCCTTTTGGTGATTTCCTCATCCCAGCTCAATTTCTCTTGGCAAAGCTCTCTCAAAATCAGTTTAGCTGGGAGGATGCATGGAGCCACTAGGCCCTGAGGGTCATAGACCGAGTTCACTATTGAGAGTATTCCTCTTCTAGTGGTTGGTCTTTCTGGTACATTCACTTtgaactagggatgcaaatgattaatcgactttcgattaattgtcgattaagacgttactcgatcaaaatgtattaatcacgattaatcattagagagcgctcctgtattaacttgaacagagcgtacgagaggtgaacacgtgtcgcgaaagaccagagtggaaaacaaaatgaagcgggcgaaaagacgtacggtgtgggaccattttgaagcgtgttcgggaaatgaggcagaaactgcgtaatccagaaaatcccaaggagggaaactttattttccacgcaactcaatagcactgttctcttcccctcccctggcgcgtgcaggcgccgctctcccagtgtcacttaaagggccaagtgcctgtctgttagggaattcgctgcgaggagtagtagtcgctacaatttcaacattgctaatttaggcaaagaagtcaaatgttctgtgtgtaatgcggtattgaagtacaacagttccactagctcactcaattatcatttgaacaccatgcatgcagctgtcctgcatatcaccagtgcacctggtcaacctaaaatcacagctacactgggaaggcgagcgttttcgaagctcgctacaaaaaaatacgagtgagctaaaaacaaagctatctactgctactactgtagcccttacaacagattgttggacggctctaacaacagaaagttacattactgtgacgtgccactacactgacgagaactggcagctaaaatctgcagtgctgattacgacgaacatgtcggatagacacaccgctgacagtttaactgacaagctcaatgatgttgtggaaacttgggcactctccggtcgcgttacaggatgtgttcactacaaagctagaaacattgtccaaacatgggctcaataatattctgtttggctctctatttaatttctttttttttttaaacatttttttaaatgtctaatgtttcaaattgaactgagccagtccttaatttattccttttttaaaatgaaagaatgtattttgttataccataatttcctcatgcataattacttgagcaatatataatataatacaatataattatcataatataatatatactttttgaacaaagtgttttaactacactgctcaaaaaaataaaaggaacacttaaacaacacaatgtaactccaagtcatccacacttcgtgttcagataggaagcaacactgattgtgaatcaatttcaactgctcttgtgcaaatggaacagacaacaggtagaaatgagagattttcaactgatttcaaagatttttattaattgagatctaggatgtgttattttagtgttcccttaatttttttgagcagtatatttagctgatatttttaaaagccctattgaaacactgaaattcaggtgaaaaacgccgcttatcgattaatcgaaagtcgatcgataagatcagtcaactaacgattaatgaattaatcgataatttgcatccctacttTGAACCTAAAAGTGTCCGACTCCGTACACCACTGGACTCCTAAGGCTCTTTCTGTTGGCATAGTGTCTTTACTCAAGTCTAAGTCCTTCACCTCCAAGGCTCTCTCATTCTCAGGTATACATGACAGAACTCGTCTGCTGTTACTAACCCATTTTGTCAGGTTAAATCCACCTCTTGAGCATAACGCCTTCAGTGACTGTGAAAGTGATATGGCTTGCTCTTCAGAAGCTACTGCAGTCAAACAATCATCAAGGTAAAAATTTCTCTCAATTGTTTTTGCAGCTTCAGCTGTTGTCTcattttttttgtcttctgCTGTCTTTCTTAAGGCAAAACAAGCACAGCTTGGGGAGGAAGTAGCTCCAAAGATATGTACAGTCATTCTGTACTCTTGAAGAGTTCCACTCAAGTCTCCATCTGGCCACCAGAGGAAACGTAGAAAGTCATAGTCTTTGGGAGGTACCCTGACCTGGTAAAACATTGCCTCTATGTCGGCCATCACTGCCACTGACTCTTCTCTAAACCTTGTCAGCACTCCAATCAAGGTATTAGTGAGATCAGGCCCTTGAAATAACTGGTTATTCAATGAAACTCCTTGATATGTGGCTGTGCAGTCAAAGACAACtcttattttcttctttttagggTGGTACACCCCATGGTGTGGGATATACCAGACCTCTCCTTCCTTGCTCTGGCCACTTTCCTCAGGCACCTTTTCTGCGTAGCCTCTTGCTATGATGTCATGCATGAAAGCCTTATAgtcagcgtggaactgtgagtTCCTGTTGAGCTTCCTTTTAAGGTTGATTGCTCTTTGTTCTGCAAGACTGCGATTACTGGGCATCTTCACTGGCCTGTTCCTAAATGGGAGACTGATGCAGTAATGTCCATCAATGAACTGACAAGACTGTTCAACGTCCTTCATGAACCGTCGATCATCTTGTGACATCTCTTTTCTGTCCTCACAGCTTCGCTCTGAGAAATCAGTGTTAAAGTTTTGAGTTAATAACTCTTCAATGCTTACCACGGATATCCTGTTTACAGTGAAACTCTGTAATCCTTCATCTATGTCCTGAGGATGATCTTTTCTTCTAAGTGGACCATTGACAATCCATCCCATTGCTGTTCGTACTGCATATGGACCGTCGCCTTGGCTATTGATGACTTGCCATGGTTCTACTGCCTTGTGAGCATTAGAGCCAATTAGCAGGCCAATCTCTGCATTGATACTCGGTAGGCATACCTCCTTAAGGTATGTCCACCTCTTCAGGTCTTTTTGCTGAGGAATGTTTTCCTTCTTGACAGGAATTTCAGGCTGTGTGAACACTGAAGGTAGGTCAACATACTTGTTCTCTTCAAGTCCAGCAACTTCCAAGTCTGACAAGATATGGCTATGAACAAGCTTCTCCTGACCCATAGTTCGGAGCAAGATCTCCGTCTTCCTGCCTCTAAGGTTCAGCATTCTCATGACCTTCTCTGTACAAAAAGTCGCAGAACTGCCCGAGTCGATGAAGGCATAGGTCTCTAATGTCTGTGTACCTTTTTTGGACTTGAGTCTTACCGGAACAATGGCCAAAACACATTCTCCATTTCCGGCCCCAGTGTATCCACATGTTTTCTGTTCTACAGCACTAATGGACTGTGTGTCTGATGCACTTTTTTTGTCATCCTTGACTGATGCTGTTTCATCCTTTTGCACATGTAGAATGCTTGGATGTTTCCGTGAGCATACCTGGCAGGTCAACTTTCTTGTGCAATCTTTACTTAGGTGACCCCGAACAAGGCATCCGAAACAGAGACCTTTAGACCTCAAAAAGTCAATCTTATCCTTATGTACCTGCTTCTTGAACTTCTCACAGTTTTCCACTGTGTGGTTCTTTTCACAGTATACACATGTCTCTGGCTTGGATTTACCCTGGTCTGTCTTTGCACTTTGGGTTGACTGCGCTGatttctttttgtttgtgtCAATGCTTATAACAAAACTGCTACTCCTTGTAGTGTTTCCTTTGGCTTTCTTGACAGTCATGTCCTTTTCCTTTTGTCCAATGGGAGCACTGGCTCCCTGAAGATAGCCAAACAATGGGTCTATGGCAATCTTGGCTTGTCTTTCTATGTAATTCACTAAGTCTGCGAACTTAGCTCTTCTTTCTTTGTTCTCCAGTATTTCAAATGCCACATGTTTCCATTTCTCCCTCATCTTGTACGGCAGTTTGGACAGTACGGCTCTCATGTTCGTTGGGTTATCCATTTCTTCCATGTAGTCGACATCCTGCATGGTGTTTCTGCAACCAATCAAAAAGAGAGCATAGGCATTCAAGCCCTTAGCATCATCTGTCTTTATCTGTGGCCATTTCAATGCTTTCTCAATGTATGCCATAGCTATTTTTAATTCATCACCATATTGCTGATGAAGCAATAGCCTAGCTTCTCTGTAGCCTTTCTCTGGAGGCATGTGTTCGCAACTTCTCACCAGATCTTGCGGCTCTTGAGTGGTATACTGTTCCAGAAAGAAAAGTTTGTCTCTAGCATTCTGTGTCTTGCTGTCAATAGCATTGTCAAAGGCTCTGAGAAAAGATCTATAGGTGAGCGGATCACCAGAAAAGACAGGAATGTCCCTTTTGGGTAATAGAGACAGATCTTGCTGCTTGACCAACATCTCAGTTATCATGTTCTGATGTTGCATCACCTCATAAATCCTGTTCCCTGTAGGCATGGGTTCCTGAGGCTCGTCATGTGAGGCTCTACCTGTAGGCAGCTGATGATGACGATGTGCATGAGGTGCATGCTCCATGTTTCTATTGGTAGTGTCAAGGATATGATCTTGGTCCTTGTAGTTATGACTTGTTGCCGGGACATGAACTCCACATATAGAGTGAGCTCTAGGAATATTTCTATGGGATTCAGCTAGACAACTATTTCCCCCGTCTGTGTGAATGCGTACATCCATACTTGACAACCTGGCTGTCACATATTCATTCATGGCATCACGAGGGCTTTCGTGGCTCTCAAACACCTTCAGCTTAGCAGTAGAGGCTGCAATTGCAGTCTCTAATTCTAACTGTTCCATCTCTGCTTTTAAGTTTGCTTCTTGCAGCTGCATCGCCTTCTTCTTTTTTAGTGATTCTGCTTGTGCTAAAAGAGCTGCTCTTTTTGCTTCTTCTTTCATGCGTGCCACAGAGCTAGTGCACGACACAACTGAAGAACCAGCAGTATTGGAACCAGCTTTACTTTTGCCCTTTCGACTACGTTGAGCTACCACTGAGACACTATCATGTGGAGtaacctcttcctcttcctgtatAGTCATTTGTTCCTTTATCCACGTTTCCGTCCTGAACACAAACCCTTTAATGACAGTTGACTTTGGCTCATACCAGTTACTCTGATCTGCGTTAGCTTCATCAGGTGATAACATCTGCACAACACTGTCATTGAGCATGATTAATTCTTCATACAGCTTGTTAAAACATAGCAGTACTTCTGACTCCACTTTATTAACATGCTCCCCTTCACTTTTCATGTTATCAATTTCTTTAATTTTCACTGTAATTTGAGCCATCTTCGTCTTTCTTTGACTAATGAGCCTATGGAGTTTCTCCTCAAGTGCCTTTTGGGTATACTTGGGCTCCCTCTTGTGGTCAACTGTAAGTGGTGTACCACTCGTTGCTTCAAGCAACCGTTCATCCGCCATCTTGGAAACTAAACGATGACTCAGCAGTATTTCTAAGCGAACTTTCAACACTTATGAGCAACTTCTGCCACTCAAAAAACTTTAAAATAACCTTCAGTAGTCTTGATCAGTATTTTCATCCACCAATTAAACTTGAATGAATGTCAACACGTCAATTCAGTCAGGCAGAGCAAGAGTTCCTTGGCTAAGCTCATTTACAGCTCCGTTAGCATTGTTAGCTTCAATTAGCAGGAAAGCTGTACTTACAAAGCACCAACAATCTTGAAAATGGCTCCTTTACTCCTACCATCTCTCATCTTCATCCACATTCTGTTTCATTTCCCTGATGAATGTCCGCTCCTGTTGTAAGGATCCAAGTTTTTTGACTAATGTTATGGCGGCAGATCCAGTATCTGCGTCATTCAGGATTTAAGAAGCACTCTGGTAAGTAACGGACGCGTGAAACCGTGtgtttaacaaaaaaaatatcTTTATATAAGAAAAAAGCAATTCCAAACTCTTCTTTTTACAGTTTTCTTCCAATAAATCTCAACACAGGTAAGCACGGTCAAAAAactgtgtgtgtccgtgcttCTAGATCGTTCTTCCAAACACTAGCACTCCCCCAGCTCCACAGCATCCCCTCTAGGCTATCAAAATAAGAGTCCCATCGTAAATTTGCTGTTCAACTAAACTGACATTATTATCTTTCATGAAATAATACAAAAATTACAAAAAACACTcataaacaataaaacaaatacaaattcTTATTTATGGCTCTAACACAGAGTTTTAAAGATTCAGCTGAAGACATGTAGGCCTACTGACTTTTTATGTGTGAGTCTGAACTCTCTTTTAGTAATCCTGCATTTTGTCACAGAAGGAATATGTGTATAACAGAACCTACACAGTTTAAATTTCTTCAGACAGAGAACGTCCTGTGTGGGCCGGACAGGTTCTGGAAAATTCTGGGCCACAATCATTCAACCATTCTTCACTTCACACTATAATGCACCAGAACAATCTTACCATTCAACTTACTGGGACAGAAGAAACCACTCATTTAAATAAACTACGACTAAATGTATAAGTATGTCAATGGAAAGTAAATGGCTAAGCCAGGTGAGACGAGTCATACGTGAATACAAGACCCCGGGTATAATGACGCTAACGGAAAACTTCAGCAGGTCCATTTCAGTGGTTACAATTAGCAAAATCTATTCAACATCATGGTGGGAGTGGCGTGAACCACGCACTGCATGAGGGAGAAGGTGTTCGTGCAGAGGCGCTGGCCTGTGAAAGTCATTACGAAACTATTACTCAGTGTGGGACGGACCGCAGTTTAGACATGATTGGCAGACAATTAAAAAGTAATTTCAAAAGGTGTGAAATTAATTGATGAAAGGACAGAATTGTAAAGAAAGCAAGAGAtcagatggatagatagatagatagatagatagatagatagatagatagatagatagatagacagatagatagatagatagatagatagatagatagacagacagatagatagatagatagatagatagatagatagatagatagatagatagatagatgttcTCTTTTTACAATGCAGACGTGAGTGAAAATGTTACAATCCATTAAAAAACATCATTATAGAAAATCAACGTTCACCGAGCAGCGTGTGCGCGCGGAGAGCAAAAACGTGTGCGCGCGGAGGGCAGAAAAGTTTGTCACCAAGATCACAGCGCCACCTGCTGGACACAGACGGTTCAACGCGTGTCACACGTTGTGAGGGACAATTACCCTCCACTCCAGTTCACATTCGGCACGTCGCTCCCCTCAGCTGAGCGGTCTTCAGTCGTTTCTTCGTTTGCCCCGTTCGGTTCAGAAGGTACGGGACGGTCATTCAGGTGGAGGGccttgttttgaaggtcagaCGAAGGTCACACGAAGGTCACTACTAAATCTCCCGCCCCTCACTCTCATCTCAGTGATGGCGAGCCTCGTGttaccactaccatcaccctTTACTTAAGCACTCGGTGTTAAACATCTCGGTCAGGACCCGAaacagtgtttatttgttttagttAGTACTATGCGAACGGTGCGCGGTGAAACAGAACTGATTACTGCGTGCCAACCTTTCTCGTGTCCTACGTACTCTCGCACGTGCTTCTGTTCCGTCTTCCACTTGGCGCGAGCCAGGAGCAGCTGCCACGCGCCACCAGGTTTGCTCCGCCTTTGGGCCACGCGTGATAGTCGCTGTCCGTGGTGCTAATTCGGTGCGTCGTCCGAACCCAACGGACCAAACCTGCAGTACCGACTGCACAGGTCTGGCACCACAGTGCACGTGTCTGTGAGTTCTGTTAAAGACTAAACTCGAGCCGTACGCACACGTGCGTTCACGCAGTCTCACACAAACGTGCACGTGTCTGTATGACTCATTAGAGGTCGCGATCTGCCATTTCGCTGGTATTTTCTGATCCGATCTCGTGAACCGTGAGAGGCTGACGAAGATTATTAAGAATATTCAAGGACAAGGCTCGGGTCTTAGAAGGAAACACGCGCGTGCACTAAGCCAAGGAAATGGTGCATGCTTTATGACATAAAAAAACCCCACCAGATTTAGTGTTTAAATAGACGACGAGTAAACGGTGTGAACAGCTGCTCTGAAAAGCCGATCCAGATCCTTTGATTCAGTTGAATTCTTTTAGTCATAAACAgttgcttgcgtgtgtgtgaatatatgtgtgtgtgagtatatatgagtgtgtgtgtgtgtgtgtgtgtgtgtgtgcgcgtgtgcatgaTGTGACATTTAGCTGAAAGTCAAATATTGTCAAGCTTTATGAATAAAATACCTCTCATCTCAGCCCGTGACTGACAGTTCAGCAATccccactcaacacacacacacacacacacacacacacacacacacacacacacacacacacacacttgcagactttcttttgcacatacatacactgacTTCATACAGTGATTGTACCACAATTAGAACAGCCTAGTCCTGTAATGCTCTTGAGAAAATACGAATCTCTGAAAGCTGCTTGGCCCCAATACTGGTCCATTAACACACAGCAGTTGTTTGACCAGTCAGATGCAGAATGCAGTGGGTGGTCTGAAAGAACCATCTTGCTGTCCACACAGAGAAGAAAATCAGTTGATTTACCATAGTGTTGATTTACCATAGGGTTGATTTACTATAGTATTGATTTACCATGCTGTTGATTTACTATAGTATTGATTGATATGCAGCAACTTCTCATCACTGTTTTGCGTGATTATTTAAAATCACATGGTATACCTGCATTCAAGTGGACAGAATGTGCCACAGCAAAGGGGCACAaaacactgccccctgctggctgaaCTGCACTGCCCCCTGGTGCCTGAAGGTGTACATTATCAACAACTAGAGGAGCAGGTGTTAGAAGTGTTGGAAAATGTTCTATGTCTGATTAGAGCTTCAACATCACTTGGAattttgtaataatttaattgAATTGGAATTTCATTGAATTGATTGAATCTGCATATCTAAGGTGCATCAGCTGTTCTAGCTGTAACGTTGAAACTTTTCAGGTGTGTTTGTTTGACAAGGCTGAACTTAATTAActtttaacattattttttaaatataagtCATGAATGGAGTTTTCCACACGCAGATCCTTCTTCAGTTCTGCACTGTTTGTTATTCAATGTGTCTTCACCAGAACCGTCAGGCagcagggccaccacacagggccaccacacagggtcaccacacagggtcaccacacagggccactacacagggtcacagggccaccacacagggtcaccacacagggccactacacagggtcacagggccaccacacagggtcaccacacagggtcactacacagggtcacagggccaccacacagggtcaccacacagggtcactacacagggccaccacacagggccaccacacagggtcaccacacagggccaccacacagggccaccacacagggtcactacacagggtcaccacagggccaccacacagggccaccacacagggtcaccacacagggccaccacacagggccaccacacagggtcaccacacagggccaccacacagggccaccacacagggtcaccacacagggccaccacacagggccaccacacagggtcactacacagggtcaccacagggccaccacacagggtcaccacagggccaccacacagggccactacacagggccaccacacagggtcacagggccaccacacagggccatcacacagggtcacagggccaccacacagggtcaccacacagggccaccacacagggccaccacacagggtcaccacacagggtcactaCACAGGGTCACTACACAGggtcaccacacagggccaccacacagggccactacacagggtcaccacacagggtcactacacagggccaccacacagggtcaccacacagggccaccacacagggccaccacacagggccaccacacagggtcaaagggccaccacacagggtcacagggccaccacacagggtcaccacacagggtcaccacacagggtcacagggccaccacacaggggcaccacacagggccaccgGACAGGGCCATCACACAGGGTCACTACACAGGgtcaccacacagggtcaccacacagggccaccacacagggccaccgGACAGGGCCATCACACAGGGTCACTACACAGggtcaccacacagggccaccacacagggtcaccacacagggtcacagggccaccacacagggccaccacacagggccaccacacagggtcacagggccaccacacagggccactacacagggccaccacacagggccaccacacagggccactacacagggccactacacagggccaccacacagggtcacagggccaccacacagggtcaccatacagggccaccacacagggccaccacacagggtcaccacacagggtcacagggccaccacacagggtcaccacacagggtcacagggccaccacacagggccactacacagggccaccacacagggtcactacacagggccaccagacagggccactacacagggccaccacacagggccaccacacagggtcacagggccaccacacagggtcactacacagggccaccacacagggtcacagggccacaacacagggccactacacagggccaccagacagggtcacagggccaccacacagggccactacacagggccaccacacagggtcacagggccaccacacagggtcactaCACAGGGCCACTACACAGGGCCACCAGACAGGGCCAtcacacagggtcacagggccacaacacagggccaccacacaggtccactacacagggccaccactcagggtcacagggccaccacacagggccaccacacagggccactaCACAGGGCCACCAGACAGGGCCAtcacacagggtcacagggccaccacacagggccactacacaggcccaccacacagggccaccacacagggctaccacacagggtcacagggccaccacacagggccaccacacagggccactacacagggccatcacacagggtcacagggccaccacacagggccactacacagggccaccacacagggccactacacagggccaccacacagggccactacacagggccactacacagggccaccacacagggtcacagggccaccacacagggtcaccatacagggccaccacacagggccaccacacagggtcaccacacagggtcacagggccaccacacagggtcaccacacagggtcacagggccaccacacagggccactacacagggccaccacacagggtcactacacagggccaccagacagggccactacacagggccaccacacagggccaccacacagggtcacagggccaccacacagggtcactacacagggccaccacacagggtcacagggccACAACACAGGGCCACCAGACAgggtcacagggccaccacacagggccactacacagggccaccacacagggtcacagggccaccacacagggtcactaCACAGGGCCACTACACAGGGCCACCAGACAGGGCCAtcacacagggtcacagggccactacacagggccaccacacaggtccactacacagggccaccacacagggtcacagggccaccacacagggccaccacacagggccactaCACAGGGCCACCAGACAGGGCCAtcacacagggtcacagggccaccacacagggccactacacaggcccaccacacagggccaccacacagggctaccacacagggtcacagggccaccacacagggccaccacacagggccactacacagggccatcacacagggtcacagggccaccacacagggccactacacagggccaccacacagggccactacacagggccaccacacagggccactaCACAGGGCACACCAGACAGGGCCAtcacacagggtcacagggccaccacacagggtcaccacacagggccatcacacagggtcacagggccaccacacagggtcaccacacagggccactaCACAGGGCCACCGGACAGGGCCAtcacacagggtcacagggccACTACACAAGGCCATCACACAGGGCCGTCACACAGGGCCATCACACatggccaccacacagggccgtCACACAGGGCCGCAAAGGgtcaccacacagggtcaccacacagggccaccacacagggccgcTGCAAAGGGTCACCACACAAGGCCACAGCACAGGGCCATCACACAGggtcaccacacagggccaTTACAAAGGGCCATCACACAGGGTCACTACACAGGGCCATCGGCTCCTGAAATGTTTTACACACATGTTCCTAAGAGGCCATTAAGTGTAGAGAAGCATCAGGTTGTGTGTGCATTGTTCtctgaaagacagagagagagagagagagagagagagagagagagagagagagagagagagagagagagagagagagagagagagagagagagagagagaaatgaaatTAAGTTCACCCCTGGTTTATGTTTTAGCTTCCTGACTTTTTCTATTTGCTAAAAATACATCTGCACCTAATAG
This genomic window from Brachyhypopomus gauderio isolate BG-103 unplaced genomic scaffold, BGAUD_0.2 sc609, whole genome shotgun sequence contains:
- the LOC143506910 gene encoding uncharacterized protein LOC143506910, whose amino-acid sequence is MEQLELETAIAASTAKLKVFESHESPRDAMNEYVTARNTMQDVDYMEEMDNPTNMRAVLSKLPYKMREKWKHVAFEILENKERRAKFADLVNYIERQAKIAIDPLFGYLQGASAPIGQKEKDMTVKKAKGNTTRSSSFVISIDTNKKKSAQSTQSAKTDQGKSKPETCVYCEKNHTVENCEKFKKQVHKDKIDFLRSKGLCFGCLVRGHLSKDCTRKLTCQVCSRKHPSILHVQKDETASVKDDKKSASDTQSISAVEQKTCGYTGAGNGECVLAIVPVRLKSKKGTQTLETYAFIDSGSSATFCTEKVMRMLNLRGRKTEILLRTMGQEKLVHSHILSDLEVAGLEENKYVDLPSVFTQPEIPVKKENIPQQKDLKRWTYLKEVCLPSINAEIGLLIGSNAHKAVEPWQVINSQGDGPYAVRTAMGWIVNGPLRRKDHPQDIDEGLQSFTVNRISVVSIEELLTQNFNTDFSERSCEDRKEMSQDDRRFMKDVEQSCQFIDGHYCISLPFRNRPVKMPSNRSLAEQRAINLKRKLNRNSQFHADYKAFMHDIIARGYAEKVPEESGQSKEGEFKVNVPERPTTRRGILSIVNSVYDPQGLVAPCILPAKLILRELCQEKLSWDEEITKRHSRRWLQWLSELQVLSDFRVDRCIKPKDFGPTLKAQIHNFSDASESGYGTASYILLTSKDGKKCCTLLMSKSRVAPLKKVTVPRMELTAAVIAVKVDKLLRREMETTVEESVFWTDSMTVLRYIENDASRFKTFVANRVAFIREATLPSQWRYVNSSFNPADVASRGMRFTSLIKNDNWIHGPHFLYKDEREWPTRPDIHNTMDEDSELRRATLVSLVSTAKVAAMTTLVEYYSDWHRLKKAVAWMLRLKDMLHYLVNKRKECKAVVALTESDKRKQDLKVQEEMKRLRQSVEKKPLSMQDLVDAEITLICHSQREMYPEELASLQGQNSQVKKSSPLYRLDPVLQDGVIRVGGRLNKSAMPEESRFPTVLHKDHHLAKLILTHVHRQNGHCGRNHLIAKVRQRYWIPGLNRASRTVISSCITCRKLHAKPAEQKMADLLEERVLPDQPPFTHVGVDYFGPFEVRRARSMVKRYGVLFTCLALRAVHIEVAHSLDTSSCINAIRRFICRRGQVSTMRSDNGTNFVGAERELREALEELDQSQIREYLMQKGITWIFNTPTASHQGGIWERQIRTVRKVLNSLLRQQVLDDDGLHTLLSEVEAIINDRPLTAASDDSNDLEVLTPNHLLLMKRQPALPPGIFSRDDLYSRRRWRQIQYMATLFWSRWTQEYLPLLQERQKWNTRKRNLTPGDLVLIVDNSAPRNAWLTGRIRKTYPDSRGVVRRVQVQTKSTLLERPTNKLCLLQEAE